GAACTGCAGCAAGGAATTGAAGCCGCTTCTATTCATAACATTACCTATGACCTGGTTACGTTGCTGATCGGTGTCAATAACCAATACCGGGGCGGGTCGCTGGAAGAATACCGCCAGCAGTTTACCAGCCTGCTACAGCAGGCCATCGCGTTCAGTAAAGGCGGCCATGCACATGTGATAGTGCTATCTATTCCGGACTGGGGCGTTACGCCATTTGCTGCCGATCGCGACAGACAGGCCATCGCAAGGGAAATTGATGATTTTAATGCCGTTAATAAGGCCATCGCAGCAGATTTTAAAGTGCATTACCTCGATATCACGCCTTTCACCCGCGAAGCCACCACCAATCTTCAGCTGGTAGCTGAAGACGGCCTGCATCCTTCCGGCCTGGATTATGGGCGTTGGGCACGTTCGCTGGCAACAATGGTGGAGAAAATCCTACCCTGATATCTACCTGGAAAACCATCTAATCATATCTTAAAATATTTAATATAATTGCTGAAAAAGCAAGCTATTTTTATTATTTTCAATTATTTACCACTGAAAACCTCAACATGGAAAGCCATATCGTAAAAGTGCTCGCAGTAATACCTGTTACACATAATGTAAAACACTTCCGTGTTACAAAACCGGAAGGGTATACTTTTGTTCCCGGCCAGGCCACGGAAGTAGCTGTTAACAAGCCTGGATGGGAAGACGAGCGCAGACCCTTTACCTTTACCAGTCTCAACGAATGGGACTTCCTGGAATTTACCATAAAAATTTACGAAGACCGACACAGCGTAACCGACCAGCTGGGGCTGGTGCAGGCTGGCGACGAACTGATCCTGCACGACGTCTGGGGGGCTATACATTATAAAGGCGAAGGCGTATTTCTGGCCGGCGGGGCAGGCGTAACGCCATTTATCGCCATATTCAGGCAACTGCAGCACGATGGCAAACTCGGGAAAAATACCCTTATCTGCTCCAATAAAACCGCTGCCGACATCATTATGAAAGAGGAGTTTACTAAAATGCTGGGCGACAGGTTTATCAATACCCTTACCGAAGAACACCATTCCGCCTACGATCACCATCGCATAGATGCGGATTATCTCCGCAGAAAAATAAAAGATTTTACCCAGCAATTCTACATCTGTGGCCCTGATCCGATGGTACAGGGACTGAAAGAGATACTTACCGATCTTACCGGCAGTGATTCGCTGGTTACCGTTGAAATTTAACCGGCTAAAAAGCCGACAATGAAGCCTTTGCATTTTTACCGGTGAAATCCTGCGTTTTACCGGTAAAGGCATTTCCTTGACCTAAGCACTGTTGATAGCCGTGGTTGGCTGTTTTATTTTTGTATCGTAAACTTATAACAATGACTAATTCAGAAACAGAGATAAAAAAAGCAGACAAGCCCCGGAGGAGGAATGGATTGGGTGGAATTATTTTCATTCTCATAGGTGCAGCCTTACTGTTACGTCAGTTTGCGCTGGACTTACCTTACTGGCTGTTTTCCTGGCAGATGCTATTGATCGTGATAGGCTTGCTGGTAGGTATCAAGCATAATTTCAGAGGCGGTGGATGGTTGATTCTTATTCTCATCGGAGGCGTATTCCTTGCCGGCGAAATATTGGCATGGCCTTATAACAC
This window of the Chitinophaga sp. Cy-1792 genome carries:
- a CDS encoding SGNH/GDSL hydrolase family protein, with amino-acid sequence MPYTYLALGDSYTIGEAVPLDQNFPSQTCQLLGNAGFSFENPKIIAVTGWTTDELQQGIEAASIHNITYDLVTLLIGVNNQYRGGSLEEYRQQFTSLLQQAIAFSKGGHAHVIVLSIPDWGVTPFAADRDRQAIAREIDDFNAVNKAIAADFKVHYLDITPFTREATTNLQLVAEDGLHPSGLDYGRWARSLATMVEKILP
- a CDS encoding flavodoxin reductase, with amino-acid sequence MESHIVKVLAVIPVTHNVKHFRVTKPEGYTFVPGQATEVAVNKPGWEDERRPFTFTSLNEWDFLEFTIKIYEDRHSVTDQLGLVQAGDELILHDVWGAIHYKGEGVFLAGGAGVTPFIAIFRQLQHDGKLGKNTLICSNKTAADIIMKEEFTKMLGDRFINTLTEEHHSAYDHHRIDADYLRRKIKDFTQQFYICGPDPMVQGLKEILTDLTGSDSLVTVEI